One Coccinella septempunctata chromosome 1, icCocSept1.1, whole genome shotgun sequence DNA window includes the following coding sequences:
- the LOC123319856 gene encoding uncharacterized protein LOC123319856 isoform X2 — MDRRRGAFSSVVFWWLFCVVLNANNDVADGQSGICDMKGCKCVERFGGWKVVNCSFTMDQDLIFESDSIHKELLEIFIVGGNSLVFQEKSFNALQGLSILYIGSANNIIVKTHAFFNSSSASLRFDVENCDKLLVGSEAFINSNSTVITDFNKVEYCMVQSAAFSKLVNATFQNISKLDLVERSFEITKKDGIVRHGPATKITFNNVRISTIPSRTFFSPLAEISILNSEINEIHSDAFSATQITMIYMQNSTINTIKSEACPSISLIENFKISKCNISRLESRAVLCAISKLSILNSRIQTIETGAINTTSAIINLVGNEIVEFKSSALGFNSWWNKILVEQNMIKHLGADSIYIYGETTSQENPQFSFINNDIFNLDVNSLSFVANLDDISVVFEENYFNVKCNCFLDTWLSKLLKTNKTVDNVMNSSFCTVDDLLARCYELKTGLINMMNFTELVCAPGNTINCEPYKGEEKIVNITNPVFLDAPQADHSRLVLFLTVAGLVIIAIVATFIFLLIVGGRWVKRNWYLRNMHYSPNETSNDEENTIVTIDQESEEPKLELPEELTLEYLEYLKKRLDDPETHQETTEMIEKLYEMFVIEDNYENNNKQDEEAHLYEELANMQAQPADRKSTDNIQNGPLSILRMMEERFNLQFIDTEEDRSKSSPFLNDYSEPSDAAVHLYSELKQNQMQNEKNEKKDSLKSRGSGSMAARPLPNKPDDLYNRAGPSSVD, encoded by the exons gatttgatATTCGAGAGCGACAGCATCCACAAAGAACTGTTggagattttcatcgttggcGGCAACTCTCTGGTCTTCCAGGAAAAATCTTTCAACGCTCTACAGGGATTGTCCATCCTGTATATCGGAAGTGCCAACAATATCATTGTCAAGACACACGCCTTCTTCAATTCTAGCTCGGCCAGTCTAAGATTCGATGTTGAAAACTGTGATAAACTCCTTGTCGGATCAGAAGCATTCATAAATTCCAAT AGCACCGTCATAACTGACTTCAACAAGGTGGAATACTGCATGGTACAGTCAGCAGCGTTCAGCAAATTAGTTAACGCAACGTTCCAAAATATAAGTAAACTAGATTTAGTAGAAAGATCATTCGAAATTACTAAGAAGGATGGAATTGTTCGTCATGGTCCAGCGACAAAG ATCACTTTCAACAACGTACGTATTTCCACAATTCCATCCAGAACGTTCTTCTCTCCATTGGCCGAAATCAGTATCCTGAATAGTGAAATCAACGAAATTCACTCGGACGCTTTCTCTGCCACCCAGATAACCATGATTTACATGCAGAATTCAACGATCAACACCATAAAATCAGAAGCTTGTCCCTCCATCTCGCTCatcgaaaatttcaagatcAGCAAGTGCAACATTTCCCGTCTGGAATCCAGAGCTGTTTTATGTGCCATCTCGAAACTTAGTATATTGAACTCAAG GATACAGACGATCGAAACTGGCGCGATAAATACCACTTCCGCCATCATTAATCTAGTTGGCAACGAAATCGTAGAATTCAAATCGTCCGCTCTAGGCTTCAACAGTTGGTGGAACAAGATCCTCGTCGAGCAGAACATGATCAAGCACTTGGGTGCGGACTCCATCTACATTTACGGGGAAACGACTTCCCAAGAAAATCCCCAGTTTTCCTTCATCAATAACGACATTTTCAATCTGGATGTGAACTCCTTGAGTTTTGTGGCCAATTTAGACGACATCTCTGTGGTGTTTGAAGAGAACTATTTCAACGTGAAATGTAACTGTTTCTTGGATACCTGGCTCAGCAAACTTTTAAAGACAAACAAGACCGTCGATAACGTGATGAATTCCAGTTTTTGCACTGTTGACGACTTACTCGCTAGATGTTACGAATTGAAGACTGGTTTGATAAATATGATGAATTTCACAGAACTGGTATGTGCTCCGGGTAACACAATTAATTGCGAACCCTACAAAGGCgaggaaaaaattgtaaatatcACAAATCCAGTTTTTCTAGACGCCCCACAGGCAGATCACAGTAGGCTAGTTCTATTTCTGACAGTTGCAGGACTGGTCATCATAGCCATCGTAGCAACcttcatatttttattgattgttGGCGGTCGTTGGGTGAAGAGAAATTGGTATCTGCGAAATATGCACTATAGTCCCAACGAAACTAGCAACGATGAAGAAAATACTATAGTAACTATAGATCAAGAAAGTGAAGAACCCAAATTAGAACTCCCGGAGGAACTGACTCTGGAATACCTGGAATACCTCAAGAAGCGTTTAGACGATCCCGAAACCCACCAAGAGACTACTGAAATGATCGAAAAACTTTACGAAATGTTTGTGATAGAAGATAACTACGAAAACAATAACAAACAGGATGAAGAAGCGCATTTGTACGAAGAACTAGCGAACATGCAAGCACAACCAGCGGACCGTAAAAGTACCGACAATATCCAAAACGGTCCCTTAAGTATTTTAAGAATGATGGAGGAACGATTCAACCTTCAATTCATCGATACCGAAGAAGACAGATCGAAATCCTCCCCTTTTTTGAACGACTATTCCGAGCCATCTGATGCTGCAGTCCATTTGTACTCAGAACTGAAGCAGAATCAGATGCAGAACGAGAAAAACGAGAAGAAAGACTCTTTAAAATCTAGGGGCTCTGGTAGTATGGCTGCCAGGCCTCTGCCAAATAAGCCTGATGACTTATATAACAGAGCCGGGCCTTCTTCAGTTGATTGA
- the LOC123319856 gene encoding uncharacterized protein LOC123319856 isoform X1 — protein MDRRRGAFSSVVFWWLFCVVLNANNDVADGQSGICDMKGCKCVERFGGWKVVNCSFTMDQDLIFESDSIHKELLEIFIVGGNSLVFQEKSFNALQGLSILYIGSANNIIVKTHAFFNSSSASLRFDVENCDKLLVGSEAFINSNSTVITDFNKVEYCMVQSAAFSKLVNATFQNISKLDLVERSFEITKKDGIVRHGPATKFQITFNNVRISTIPSRTFFSPLAEISILNSEINEIHSDAFSATQITMIYMQNSTINTIKSEACPSISLIENFKISKCNISRLESRAVLCAISKLSILNSRIQTIETGAINTTSAIINLVGNEIVEFKSSALGFNSWWNKILVEQNMIKHLGADSIYIYGETTSQENPQFSFINNDIFNLDVNSLSFVANLDDISVVFEENYFNVKCNCFLDTWLSKLLKTNKTVDNVMNSSFCTVDDLLARCYELKTGLINMMNFTELVCAPGNTINCEPYKGEEKIVNITNPVFLDAPQADHSRLVLFLTVAGLVIIAIVATFIFLLIVGGRWVKRNWYLRNMHYSPNETSNDEENTIVTIDQESEEPKLELPEELTLEYLEYLKKRLDDPETHQETTEMIEKLYEMFVIEDNYENNNKQDEEAHLYEELANMQAQPADRKSTDNIQNGPLSILRMMEERFNLQFIDTEEDRSKSSPFLNDYSEPSDAAVHLYSELKQNQMQNEKNEKKDSLKSRGSGSMAARPLPNKPDDLYNRAGPSSVD, from the exons gatttgatATTCGAGAGCGACAGCATCCACAAAGAACTGTTggagattttcatcgttggcGGCAACTCTCTGGTCTTCCAGGAAAAATCTTTCAACGCTCTACAGGGATTGTCCATCCTGTATATCGGAAGTGCCAACAATATCATTGTCAAGACACACGCCTTCTTCAATTCTAGCTCGGCCAGTCTAAGATTCGATGTTGAAAACTGTGATAAACTCCTTGTCGGATCAGAAGCATTCATAAATTCCAAT AGCACCGTCATAACTGACTTCAACAAGGTGGAATACTGCATGGTACAGTCAGCAGCGTTCAGCAAATTAGTTAACGCAACGTTCCAAAATATAAGTAAACTAGATTTAGTAGAAAGATCATTCGAAATTACTAAGAAGGATGGAATTGTTCGTCATGGTCCAGCGACAAAG TTTCAGATCACTTTCAACAACGTACGTATTTCCACAATTCCATCCAGAACGTTCTTCTCTCCATTGGCCGAAATCAGTATCCTGAATAGTGAAATCAACGAAATTCACTCGGACGCTTTCTCTGCCACCCAGATAACCATGATTTACATGCAGAATTCAACGATCAACACCATAAAATCAGAAGCTTGTCCCTCCATCTCGCTCatcgaaaatttcaagatcAGCAAGTGCAACATTTCCCGTCTGGAATCCAGAGCTGTTTTATGTGCCATCTCGAAACTTAGTATATTGAACTCAAG GATACAGACGATCGAAACTGGCGCGATAAATACCACTTCCGCCATCATTAATCTAGTTGGCAACGAAATCGTAGAATTCAAATCGTCCGCTCTAGGCTTCAACAGTTGGTGGAACAAGATCCTCGTCGAGCAGAACATGATCAAGCACTTGGGTGCGGACTCCATCTACATTTACGGGGAAACGACTTCCCAAGAAAATCCCCAGTTTTCCTTCATCAATAACGACATTTTCAATCTGGATGTGAACTCCTTGAGTTTTGTGGCCAATTTAGACGACATCTCTGTGGTGTTTGAAGAGAACTATTTCAACGTGAAATGTAACTGTTTCTTGGATACCTGGCTCAGCAAACTTTTAAAGACAAACAAGACCGTCGATAACGTGATGAATTCCAGTTTTTGCACTGTTGACGACTTACTCGCTAGATGTTACGAATTGAAGACTGGTTTGATAAATATGATGAATTTCACAGAACTGGTATGTGCTCCGGGTAACACAATTAATTGCGAACCCTACAAAGGCgaggaaaaaattgtaaatatcACAAATCCAGTTTTTCTAGACGCCCCACAGGCAGATCACAGTAGGCTAGTTCTATTTCTGACAGTTGCAGGACTGGTCATCATAGCCATCGTAGCAACcttcatatttttattgattgttGGCGGTCGTTGGGTGAAGAGAAATTGGTATCTGCGAAATATGCACTATAGTCCCAACGAAACTAGCAACGATGAAGAAAATACTATAGTAACTATAGATCAAGAAAGTGAAGAACCCAAATTAGAACTCCCGGAGGAACTGACTCTGGAATACCTGGAATACCTCAAGAAGCGTTTAGACGATCCCGAAACCCACCAAGAGACTACTGAAATGATCGAAAAACTTTACGAAATGTTTGTGATAGAAGATAACTACGAAAACAATAACAAACAGGATGAAGAAGCGCATTTGTACGAAGAACTAGCGAACATGCAAGCACAACCAGCGGACCGTAAAAGTACCGACAATATCCAAAACGGTCCCTTAAGTATTTTAAGAATGATGGAGGAACGATTCAACCTTCAATTCATCGATACCGAAGAAGACAGATCGAAATCCTCCCCTTTTTTGAACGACTATTCCGAGCCATCTGATGCTGCAGTCCATTTGTACTCAGAACTGAAGCAGAATCAGATGCAGAACGAGAAAAACGAGAAGAAAGACTCTTTAAAATCTAGGGGCTCTGGTAGTATGGCTGCCAGGCCTCTGCCAAATAAGCCTGATGACTTATATAACAGAGCCGGGCCTTCTTCAGTTGATTGA